A segment of the Candidatus Microthrix subdominans genome:
GTCTCTTCGCTCCACCTCGAACCATCGGTGAGCGACACGGCTGCATGCACCGACTCGCCCATAGCGTCGTCCGGCACGGCGAACACGGCGACGTCGGCGATCGCCGGGTGGTCGGCCAGCACCGCCTCGATCTCGGCGGGGTAGATGTTGACCCCGCCCGACACGATCATGTCGATCGTGCGGCCTGAGAGATACAGGTACCCGTCCTCGTCCACCCAGCCGACGTCGCCCAGGGTGCCGAAGCCGTCGCGGTGCGCCGACGCCGTCTTCTCCGGCGCGTTGTGGTACTCGAAATCGCTACCGAGCAGGCTGCGGAACCACACCTGGCCGGGCTGGCCCTGGGGCACCGGCTCACCCCGGTCATCGAGCAGGGCCAGCTCGAAACTGGGCAGGGCCTTGCCGACGCTGCCCGGCCGCTCGAGCCACTCCTCGGCGGTGATCACCGAGATGAAGCCGCCCTCGGTGCCGCCGTAGTACTCGGTGACGATCGGCCCGACCGCCTCGATCATGTCCCGCTTCAACTGGGGCGGACAGGCGGCGGCGCCGTGGATGATCGAACGCAATGAGGCGCCGGAGAACGACTCCCACCGGGTACGGGGCAGCTCGATCAGCCGCATCATCTGCGTCGGCACCAGGTGGGTGTTGGTGACGTGATGCTCGTCGATCAACGCGAGCAACTCTCCGGCGTCGAAGCGGTGCTGGAGCACCACCGTGTCGCCACAGATCAGGGCGAAGTGGGCGAACACCCACTGGGCCGAGTGATAGATCGGCCCGCACACCAATTGCGTGCCGCCGTCGGCGGTCGAGAGTTCCATCGCCGGCGCCAGCGCATGGGCGATCAGCGTCAACACCTCCGGCGGGCCGCCGACTGCGCCGAGCGCCGACCGGACGCCCTTGGGCCGGCCGGTGGTGCCCGACGTATAGAACATCGGGCCGCCCCGCTCAGCGTCGGCGATCTCGCCCGGTGCGCCCGAGGCAACGACCCGTCGGTAGTCCTCAAACCCGTCGGCGGTCCCGTCGACGACGATCAACGCCCCGGGTCGGTTGGCGTGCTCGGCCACCAGTGCGTCGGCGACCACGTCGATCCAACGACGGTCGACGACGATGGCCGCTGCGGCGGTGTCGCCGAGCACATAGGCCACCTCGTCGGCCACCCAGTGCCAGTTGACCGGCACGAGCAGCCAGCCGCCGTGGGCGCAGGCGAGCGCCACCTCGATCGCCTCGGCCTGGTTGCCCAGCATCGCCATCACGCAGTCGCCCGATGTCAGCCCCCGGTCGCGCAGCGCATGCACCAGCCGCTCGACCCGTTCGTTCAGCTGGCCCCAGGTGGTGGCACCACGGCTGTCGACGATCGCGTTTTCGTCGCGATGCTCCGCAACGATCTGATCCAACAGCACGGCCATGAGCTGCTCCCTTCCCCGTGGTGGACGCTACCTGGCGTTGGCGCGGCGACGGGCCCGATGGTCGGCGGTGTGGGTGCGGCTGGCGCAGCGGGGATCGGAACAGAACCGGCGCGACCGGTTGCGGGTGGTGTCATAGAACAGCCAGTCGCATCCCGAGGCGTCACATTGGCCAAACCGGGCGGTGCCGCGCTCGCACACCTCCTGGGCCAGTGCCATGACGATGTCGGAGATCACCTGGTCGTCGAACGTCGCCGTGGTGGGAGTCCAGTGAATGTGGGCGGGCAGGCCGTCGTGCTCGGAGATCGACGGGGCGATCGGAAGCTCGGTGAGCTGCTCGTTGATGCGCTTGGACGCAGCGGTTGTCTCCAGCCGGTGGAGTTCGACGAGGAGGGGGGTGAGGTCGTTGAGGCGGGTGATCATGCGATAGATCGAGGCGGCCGAAGCGTCGGCGGCGCGGCTGAAACCGGCGTCGTCCAACGTGCGCCGAACGTCGAGGGCGCCGTCGGCCAGCGCGTTGGCCAGTTGGAAGGCGACCTCGATGGTCAGGCGAATCTCGGACTGGGTGGCTGAAGCGAGTTCCATGATGGGTGTCCCCGGGGAGATGGTCGACGTGAGGCGTGAACCCGTGGTAGACCCTGACGCTATTCTGAGGGCTAACCGTCGTTAGCACCTTACATCTTGACCCCTCCGAGAGGTATGTATGTCGCCCATCGTTTTGTCGTCCATGTTGGTCGTGGCCAACATCATGGGCGCCGGCATGATCGTGCCGCAGGTGGTGCGGCTCCGTCGGTATCGCAACACCCGGGGGATCTCGGCGTCGTGGATCGGGGTGGGCCTGGCGATGAACCTGTGGTGGGTGGCCTACGGCTTGGCCAGCGGGCTGTGGGGCATCATCCCGGTGTCGGCGGTGGCGTTCCTGCTCTACCTGGTGATGACGGCGCAGTACGCCGGGATCAACGGCACGACGTCGCTGCGCGGCTGCGTCACCGGGATGGTCGGCGTCGGCATCGTGCCCCTGCCGGCGCTGATCCTGGACGGATGGGCGACCGCCGGCGTGGTGGTCGGGCTGTGTTACGCCGTGCAGTTCGCACCGGCGGCGCTGACCGCGCTCCGCTCCGACCGGCTCGACGGCGTCTCGCCGACCACCTGGGCGATGGCCGGCACCGAGGCCGCCGTCTGGCTGGTCTACGGCGTCAACCAGGGCGACGCGGCGCTGGTGGTCGGCGGAGGAGGTGGGCTGACGATGTCCCTCGTCATCCTCATACGCCTCGCCCGGCTCTCCACCCGTCAGCCGACCGTTGTCGACACCGACGCCGAGCTCCTCACGCTGGTCCCCTGAACTCGCGCGTGTGTTCGACCGAGCCCCCACCGGGTACGATCCTCCGAACGCGCCGTGAGCAGTTCGCGTGAGGAGACAGCAATGAAGGAGCGGCGCCGGACGTCGACATCCAACTTCGGCTCGGGTGCCCGTGAGGCCCACGACGCGTCGGCCTTTTACGAGCGCTTCAGCACCCCCGAGCTGTCCGACGACGACACCGTGCTCGCCCCCGAGCCGGTGGCCGAGCCCTTCGTCTGCGGCGACGCCCGCAACATGGCCCAGGTGACGGACGGCTCGGTGGCCCTCGTCGTCACCTCGCCGCCGTACTTCGCCGGCAAGCAGTACGAGGAGGAGTTGGAGCGGGACGGTGTGCCCGCCTCGTACCTGGAATACCTCGACATGCTGCGCTCAGTGTTCGCCGAGTGCGTCCGCACCCTCGAGCCCGGAGGTCGCATCGCCGTCAACGTCGCCAACCTCGGTCGCAAGCCCTACCGCAGCCTGTCGGCCGACGTCATCGGCATCCTCTCCGAGCTCGGGCTGCTGCTGCGGGGCGAGCTGATCTGGCAGAAGGCGGAGGGCGCCACCGGTTCGTGCGCCTGGGGGTCGTTTCGCAGCGCCGCCAACCCGGTGCTGCGCGACATCACCGAGCGGGTGATCGTCGCCAGCAAGGGCCGCTTCAGCCGGGCCCGCACCGCCAGCCAGCGCGAGGCCGAAGGCCTGCCCTTCGAAAACACCCTGATGACCGAGGACTTCATGGCCCTTACCCTCGACGTGTGGAACATGCCAACCGAGAGTGCCAAGCGGGTGGGCCACCCGGCGCCGTTCCCGGTCGAGCTACCCGAGCAGCTCATCCGTTTGTACACCTACAAGAACGATCTGGTACTCGACCCGTTCCTGGGCAGCGGGTCGACCGCGGTCGCTGCGGCGGCGCTGGGCCGCCGCTATGTCGGCTACGACCTCGACCCGGCCTACGTTGAGATCGCCCGTAGCCGGGTCGCCGAGCTCGACGGGCAGGCAACGGAGCCGCCACCTACCTCGCCGCCACCCAAGACGGCCACCGCACCCGATGACCCTGCACCCGACAATTTTGCCCGGCGGGCCGGCCAGGAGGGCAAGGCGGCCGCAAAGCTGGCGGCCGAGGTGCTCGAGCGGGCCGGGTTTGAGGTGGTCGCCACCAACAAGCGGATCGCCAGGGCGGGGGTGAGTATCAGCTTTGTCGTCGCCGATGCGGCCGGCGATGAGTGGTACGTCGACGTTCCCGGCGCCAACACCACCCACCGCGGCGGCCTGTTGCGCCGCGACACGGTGTGGAAGACGCTCGGCCCACGCACTGCGCGGGGCGACGCCGTCGATTCCGTTGCTGCTGTTGACCACCAGCGTGCCCCGACCCAAGAGCGAGGGCGACCGGGCGTTGCGGGCCGCCGGGCCGAAGGCCTTCTTCGACGCCATCGAGATGCTCGACGAGGACGGTCGGGCCCGCCTGGCCCAGTACTGCGCCGTCGGCGCCGTCCCCGGCGGTCCGTTGGCGGGGTTCTGGACTGCACGGGAGCTGACCCCGCTGGTTTGACCGACCCGACCGCTCAGGCGGTGGCGGCCTCGAAGACGATCGCGTCGGCCTGCCAGTAGGCGCGCAGCGCCAGAATTCGGCCGTCATCGCGGACCCGGTAGGTGTAGACGCCCTCGACGATCGCCCGGCTGCCGTCGGGGAGGGTGGTCGTGATCGTGCCCACGTTGGCCACCTCGCTACCGCAGGCATAGCTCTCGCGGATATCGAAGTCGATCCGGTTCGGGCCGATGACCGTGTCGTAGAAGGCGGCGATGGCTTCGGGCCCGCGGTGGCCCGCGCCCTCGGGGTCGAACATCGAGGGCCCGATCGGATCCTCGACGACGGCGTTGTCGGCGAACAGCGCCAGCCAAGCGCTGCGGTCGCCTGCCGCCACGGCGGCCATCGAGGCCTGTGCCGCCGCCCGAGCGGGGTGTTCAAACGGCTCGCTCATCGCTTTGCCATCGGGGCGATCACCTCGTCGCCGAACCGGGCGACCGCCTCGTCCTGGGCCTTGGGATCCTCGGGGTCGTCGCCGTAGAAGTACCACGGCACGGTGATCACCTCGGTGACGCCCAGCGCCGCCAGCTCCTCCATCGCGTCGACGGTCGGGGCGACGATCGGCGTCAGCTTCACCTCGAAACGCTCCGCCGGCACCCGCACGTCATCGCCCAACTGCTCGCGCAGCTCGCCCAGCCGTCCGATGACCTCCCGCACGGCTGCGAGGTCGCCCTGTGCTCCGATCCAACCGTCGCCCCGCAGCAGCGCCCGCCGCAGCCCAGCGTTGGAATGGCCCCCGATATGGATCGGGACGCTCGGCTCGGCGGCGGGGTCCATGCGCATCCGGTCAAAGTCGTAGAAGCGGCCGTGGTGTTCCACCCACCCGCCGGCCAGCACCTTGCGCATCACGTCGACCTGCTCGTCGAGTCGGACGCCGCGCGTCGACATGTCCTGGCCGAGCCAGGCGAACTCCTCGGGGATCCAGCTGAGCCCGACGCCGAGCTCGATCCGCCCGGGAAACATGGCAGCGGCCGAGCCGACCGTTTTTGCCATCAGCAGCGGATGGCGCAGCGCCAACTTGGTGACGTTGGTGCCCAGCATGAGGCGCTCCGTGGAGGCGGCGATGGCGGGGATCGCCACCCACGGATCGACCCAGTCGGCGTCGGAGGGCCAGAAGCGCTGGCCGTCGGCGCTGTAGGGGTACTTTGCCGACACCTCCTCCGGATAGAACACCGATTCGGGCATGGTCACCCCGTGCCAGCCAGCGGCCTCGGCCGCCTTGGACAGGGCCACAATGCGGCCGGGCTGGGTCATGGCAAGGGCGAGGCTGAAGCGCACCGCGCCAGTCTGCCTCAGGCGTCGATCATCGTGCGCCGCGTCGCCTCCCGAGGAATCGCTCCAGGCGGCCCAGCGCGTCGATCAGCGTGTCCTCGGGCGGGAGGGTCACGATGCGAAAATGGTCGGGTGTGACCAGGTTGAACCCGGTGCCGTGCACCAACAGCACGCGTTCGGCCCGCAGAAAGTCGAGCACGAACTGCTCGTCGGACTCGATGCCGTACATCGCCGTGTCGATCCGGGGGAACAGGTACAGCGCCCCCTTGGGCATCGTGCACGATACGCCGGGGATCGACGTCAGCAGGTCGTGGGCCACGTTGCGCTGGCGGGCGAGCCTGCCACCCGGCGCAACGAGCGCTGCGATGCTCTGACGGCCGCCGAGCGCGGTCTGGATGACGTGCTGGGCGGGCACGTTGGCGCACAGTCGCATGTTGGCCAGCATGTCGATGCCCGACAGATAGTCCGTGGCCCGCTCGACCGGCCCCGAGATCGCCAGCCACCCGGATCGGTATCCCGCCACCCGGTACGCCTTGGACAGCCCGTTGAACGTCAGCGTCAACACGTCGGGGGCCATCGCTGCGGCCAGGGTGTGCTTGGCGTCGTCGTAGAGCACCTTGTCGTAGATCTCATCCGCGCACAGCACCAGCCCGTGGCGCGCCGCAATGTCGGCCAGGCCCCGCACCACCTCCTCCGGATACACCGCACCGGTCGGGTTGTTGGGGTTGATGACCACCAGGGCAACCGTGGACGAGGTGATCTTGGATTCGATGTCGGCCAGGTCGGGTGCCCAGTCGGCGCCCTCATCGCACACGTAGTGCACCGGGCGACCGCCCGACAGCGTCACCGCAGCGGTCCACAACGGGTAGTCGGGGGAGGGGATCAGCACCTCGTCGCCGTTGTTCAACAGCGCCGACATCGCCATGGCGATCAGCTCGGACACCCCGTTGCCCAGGTACACCCGGTCGACGTCGAAGCCGCCGAAGCCGCGTTCCTCGTAGTGCTGCACGATCGCTCGCCGGGCGGACAGGATGCCTTTGGAGTCGGAGTACCCCTGTGCATGGGGCAACTCGCGGATGTAGTCCTGTTGGATCTCGTCGGGGGCGTTGAACCCGAACGGGGCCGGGTTGCCGATGTTGAGCTTGAGGATGTGGTGGCCCTCATCCTCCAAGCGCTGGGCCTCGGCGAGGACGGGCCCGCGAATGTCGTAGAGCACGTCGGCCAGCTTGTCGGACTTCTTCCAGCGCAGGTTGGTGTGGGCCATCGCCACCATGCTGCCGGGGGAACGGTGCCCGCGGCTACTCCAATTTCCGCATCGACAGGCGATAGAGCGCGATCGCTGCGGTGGCCGCCACGTTGAGCGAGTCCGAACCGTCGGCGATCGGGATGCTCACCAGCTCGTCGCAGCCCGACCTGCCGTGCTCACCCAGGCCGGGACCCTCCGATCCGACGATCAGCACCGTCGGTTGGGCCGGGCGTTGCGCCAGGTCCTCCAGGGTGGTCGGCCCCTCGGGGGACAGGCCCACCCGGCGCCAGCCGGAGGCTCCCAGCCGGGCGAGGGCGTCGCCGTGTTGATCGCTCACCCACCCCAGCACGGCGCTGGCCCCCGACGACACCCGCACGCAGCGCCGATACAGCGGATCGGCCGTACCAGGCCCGACGATGACGCCGTCGACGCCGAGTGCCGAGGCGCTGCGAAAGATGGCACCGACGTTCTCGGTGTCGGTCAAAGCGTCGAGGTAGACGAGCAGCGCAGCGCCGTCGGCCAGCTCGGCGATGCTGAGCGGAGCCGGGCGCGCCACCACCGCAAGCACACCGCGGTGCACCGGAAATCCGGCCACCTGGGATGCCATCGCCTCGCTGACCACGTATCGCGGACCGGCGTACCCGGCCAGGTAGCTGCGCGCCGCCTCCACCCTGCGGTCGGTGAGCAGCACCGACAGCACCGGAGCGCCGACGGCGATCAGACGCTCGAGCACGTAGTGGCCCTCGGCGAGAAACCGGCCGTGCGGGGCGTCGGGCCGCGACCGGCTCGCCCGCGCCGAAGGAACCGTTGCGCAGCGCCCGGTCGGTCAGGCGTCGATAGGGCGCCAAGCGGGGGTCGTCGGCATCGTCGACGCCGATCTCACTCGGCGGCCCCACCGTTAGTTGTTGGCGACGTTTTCGGGGACGGCGCCGGCGGGGTTGTCGTCGACGAGGATCACCTGGTTGTGGTCGCCGACATGCACGACCGTGGCCTCGTAGTTCTCGAGCTCGGCCTCGTCGTATTCGGCGTAGCTGATGATGATCACCTTGTCGCCGGTGTGCACCAGGCGAGCTGCCGCCCCGTTGAGACAGATCGTGCCCGAGCCACGCTCGCCCTCGATCACATAGGTCTCGAGCCGGGCCCCGTTGTCGATGTCGACGATGGCCACCTGCTCCCCGTTGAGCAGGTCGGCCAGCTCCATCAGCTCGACGTCGATCGTGACCGAACCCACGTAGTGCAGGTTGGCGTCGGTCACCGTGGCGCGATGGATCTTGGACTTGAGCATGCGACGGCGCACGGTGGTTCCTCCCGATGGTGGAAACTCAATGGTGGACGCCCGAAGCGGGTCGCCCCCTTGTCCAATCATTGTAGACGTTGGCGCAGTTGCATCCGGGCACGGGCACTCACCACGCTGTCGGCGTGGCCGACGCTGAACATCCCGACCCGGTCGAACGCGAGGTCGGCGTGGGCCCCCACCCGCAGCCGTGGCCGGAGGGGGAGTGGTTCGACCCTGAACTGCTGCGCGACGGTGACCGGCGCAACGTGGTCGATCGCTACCGCTACTGGCGCACCGGAGCGGTGCGCGCCGACCTGGACCGCAGCCGTCACCCGTTTCATGTGGCGATCGAGAACTGGCAGCACGACGCCAATATCGGCTCGATCGTGCGCACGGCCAACGCTTTTCTGGCCGCCGAGGTGCACATCGTCGGCCGCCGCCGCTGGAACCGTCGTGGGGCGATGATGACCGACCGCTACCAGCACGTGCGCCACCACGATGACGTTGGCGAGCTGCTCGCGTGGGCTCGCCGGCACGATCTGGCCGTGGTCGCCGTCGACAACACCCCATCGTCCAAACCGCTGGAATCGTTCGAGTTGCCCGAGCGGGTGGTGTTGCTCTTTGGCCAGGAGGGCCCAGGGCTCAGCGACGAGGCGGTTGCTGGCGCAACGGCGACGTATTCGATCGCCCAGTTCGGCTCGACCCGCTCGATCAACGCTTCGGTCGCCGCCGGCATTGCCATGCACGCCTGGATTCGGGCCCATGCCGGCGCAGCGGGCTGAGCATTCCATCAGCGCAGCACCCTCACGCCGAAGCGCCGGGTGGATGCCTACCTAGGATGA
Coding sequences within it:
- a CDS encoding CGNR zinc finger domain-containing protein, which gives rise to MELASATQSEIRLTIEVAFQLANALADGALDVRRTLDDAGFSRAADASAASIYRMITRLNDLTPLLVELHRLETTAASKRINEQLTELPIAPSISEHDGLPAHIHWTPTTATFDDQVISDIVMALAQEVCERGTARFGQCDASGCDWLFYDTTRNRSRRFCSDPRCASRTHTADHRARRRANAR
- a CDS encoding nuclear transport factor 2 family protein codes for the protein MSEPFEHPARAAAQASMAAVAAGDRSAWLALFADNAVVEDPIGPSMFDPEGAGHRGPEAIAAFYDTVIGPNRIDFDIRESYACGSEVANVGTITTTLPDGSRAIVEGVYTYRVRDDGRILALRAYWQADAIVFEAATA
- a CDS encoding AMP-binding protein, which translates into the protein MAVLLDQIVAEHRDENAIVDSRGATTWGQLNERVERLVHALRDRGLTSGDCVMAMLGNQAEAIEVALACAHGGWLLVPVNWHWVADEVAYVLGDTAAAAIVVDRRWIDVVADALVAEHANRPGALIVVDGTADGFEDYRRVVASGAPGEIADAERGGPMFYTSGTTGRPKGVRSALGAVGGPPEVLTLIAHALAPAMELSTADGGTQLVCGPIYHSAQWVFAHFALICGDTVVLQHRFDAGELLALIDEHHVTNTHLVPTQMMRLIELPRTRWESFSGASLRSIIHGAAACPPQLKRDMIEAVGPIVTEYYGGTEGGFISVITAEEWLERPGSVGKALPSFELALLDDRGEPVPQGQPGQVWFRSLLGSDFEYHNAPEKTASAHRDGFGTLGDVGWVDEDGYLYLSGRTIDMIVSGGVNIYPAEIEAVLADHPAIADVAVFAVPDDAMGESVHAAVSLTDGSRWSEETEAEAVAWCRKRMAGYKCPRSFETHDALPRSAAGKLLKAPLRAAWWDDAESPAEYWEGKYLERPQLWSGKVNPVLAANAAELTPGRALDLGCGEGGDALWLAEQGWDVTAVDISRTALDRGAAQADARGLADRIDWQRHELGDSFPEGNYDLVSAQFLHSAGALARTDILRRAAGAVAPGGTLLIVSHAEFPPWAEVSEDAPGLPEPADDLADLDVDPTDWDVQRCDTAERQATGPNGQEATLVDGVIALRRRTS
- a CDS encoding aspartate 1-decarboxylase, producing the protein MRRRMLKSKIHRATVTDANLHYVGSVTIDVELMELADLLNGEQVAIVDIDNGARLETYVIEGERGSGTICLNGAAARLVHTGDKVIIISYAEYDEAELENYEATVVHVGDHNQVILVDDNPAGAVPENVANN
- a CDS encoding site-specific DNA-methyltransferase; this encodes MKERRRTSTSNFGSGAREAHDASAFYERFSTPELSDDDTVLAPEPVAEPFVCGDARNMAQVTDGSVALVVTSPPYFAGKQYEEELERDGVPASYLEYLDMLRSVFAECVRTLEPGGRIAVNVANLGRKPYRSLSADVIGILSELGLLLRGELIWQKAEGATGSCAWGSFRSAANPVLRDITERVIVASKGRFSRARTASQREAEGLPFENTLMTEDFMALTLDVWNMPTESAKRVGHPAPFPVELPEQLIRLYTYKNDLVLDPFLGSGSTAVAAAALGRRYVGYDLDPAYVEIARSRVAELDGQATEPPPTSPPPKTATAPDDPAPDNFARRAGQEGKAAAKLAAEVLERAGFEVVATNKRIARAGVSISFVVADAAGDEWYVDVPGANTTHRGGLLRRDTVWKTLGPRTARGDAVDSVAAVDHQRAPTQERGRPGVAGRRAEGLLRRHRDARRGRSGPPGPVLRRRRRPRRSVGGVLDCTGADPAGLTDPTAQAVAASKTIASACQ
- a CDS encoding RNA methyltransferase yields the protein MADAEHPDPVEREVGVGPHPQPWPEGEWFDPELLRDGDRRNVVDRYRYWRTGAVRADLDRSRHPFHVAIENWQHDANIGSIVRTANAFLAAEVHIVGRRRWNRRGAMMTDRYQHVRHHDDVGELLAWARRHDLAVVAVDNTPSSKPLESFELPERVVLLFGQEGPGLSDEAVAGATATYSIAQFGSTRSINASVAAGIAMHAWIRAHAGAAG
- a CDS encoding TIGR03619 family F420-dependent LLM class oxidoreductase; protein product: MTQPGRIVALSKAAEAAGWHGVTMPESVFYPEEVSAKYPYSADGQRFWPSDADWVDPWVAIPAIAASTERLMLGTNVTKLALRHPLLMAKTVGSAAAMFPGRIELGVGLSWIPEEFAWLGQDMSTRGVRLDEQVDVMRKVLAGGWVEHHGRFYDFDRMRMDPAAEPSVPIHIGGHSNAGLRRALLRGDGWIGAQGDLAAVREVIGRLGELREQLGDDVRVPAERFEVKLTPIVAPTVDAMEELAALGVTEVITVPWYFYGDDPEDPKAQDEAVARFGDEVIAPMAKR
- a CDS encoding pyridoxal phosphate-dependent aminotransferase; translated protein: MAHTNLRWKKSDKLADVLYDIRGPVLAEAQRLEDEGHHILKLNIGNPAPFGFNAPDEIQQDYIRELPHAQGYSDSKGILSARRAIVQHYEERGFGGFDVDRVYLGNGVSELIAMAMSALLNNGDEVLIPSPDYPLWTAAVTLSGGRPVHYVCDEGADWAPDLADIESKITSSTVALVVINPNNPTGAVYPEEVVRGLADIAARHGLVLCADEIYDKVLYDDAKHTLAAAMAPDVLTLTFNGLSKAYRVAGYRSGWLAISGPVERATDYLSGIDMLANMRLCANVPAQHVIQTALGGRQSIAALVAPGGRLARQRNVAHDLLTSIPGVSCTMPKGALYLFPRIDTAMYGIESDEQFVLDFLRAERVLLVHGTGFNLVTPDHFRIVTLPPEDTLIDALGRLERFLGRRRGAR
- a CDS encoding RNA methyltransferase, with the protein product MLERLIAVGAPVLSVLLTDRRVEAARSYLAGYAGPRYVVSEAMASQVAGFPVHRGVLAVVARPAPLSIAELADGAALLVYLDALTDTENVGAIFRSASALGVDGVIVGPGTADPLYRRCVRVSSGASAVLGWVSDQHGDALARLGASGWRRVGLSPEGPTTLEDLAQRPAQPTVLIVGSEGPGLGEHGRSGCDELVSIPIADGSDSLNVAATAAIALYRLSMRKLE